In the Populus trichocarpa isolate Nisqually-1 chromosome 1, P.trichocarpa_v4.1, whole genome shotgun sequence genome, CTCTAATCTCTTTCTTAAGGATTAAGGATGGAggtattacaaatttaatttttttgtttttttttaaattacgtGTAATGAgtaaaatctttcttttttttccacgaAGCTTTatcctgttgttttttttttttttcaaaaaaagaaaagaaaagaggaaacgGTGAAAGGTTTTACATTCAGTGGCCCCTTTTCCCTCTGTTTTCCTCACAGATAAACCCTTGTCTGTCTCTCTAAAATGGCAAGAGTAGCGTGCAGCAACCTTGTACCTGCCTTGTCTCTTCTTCCAAAGAAATCAACATCATCATTTCCTGTGTGTAGAAACCATTCTTTCTTCACTAACAACTCCCAATTTACAGGGTTTTTTGGGATTGCCAATAGGCGGTTTTCCGcttcttcttcaaaaataaGCATGAGCTTGAAAGCTGGAATTGTTGGCCTTCCTAACGTCGGCAAATCCACTCTCTTCAATGCTGTTGTAAGTATCTCTACCACCCATTTTGCTAAATTTCTTTGCTTCTttagaaaataagagaaatggATAAAGAATTGTTCTTGCGGGCCTCTCTGCTAAGTATGTGAAGTAAAGTTTGAATATTTGAAGGGGTGGACTATGGATTTTTGTGTTTATTATGTTTGTTGTTATTCTGGTGGTTTATGAAAACGTTTGATGTGGGATTGAATGGCATGTTTTCAGGTGGAGAATGGAAAAGCTCAAGCTGCTAATTTTCCGTTTTGTACAATAGAGCCGAATGTAGGGATTGTTGCTGTTCCAGATTCAAGACTCAATGTACTTTCTGAACTAAGCAAGTCTCAACGAGCCGTCCCGGCATCTATTGAATTTGTAGATATTGCTGGCCTTGTCAAGGGTGCCAGTCAAGGGGAGGTTGTTTGCTATTTCTTTTACTAGCATTGACTTAttttggaattaattgattcgaTAGTCAAACCTTTTTGAGGAAAAGAAATGGCTTTGTATTTGGACTTGAAGTTTGATTGTACAGTGTTGACTTGTATTCTtgctattttgatttatttcttgcAGGGGTTGGGTAACAAGTTCTTATCTCATATTCGAGAAGTTGATTCCATTCTTCAGGTTCATCCTTGTtcacatcttttttcttttttatgagttGTTCACATTGTTGCTCTTTTCTAGTTACTTACCATCACAGTATACTTGACAAAACTGCCTTTTCTTTGGGCTCTTTGGCGGTTTTAGTCTAGTGGTAAATCCCTGTCTCCCATCCCAAACAATCTTAGGCTGGAAGCTGGGCTTGCCTTCTTAAGAGGGTGGTGGCCCTTGAACTGAACCCTAATACTTGCAGAACTGGCATTCTCAGGTATTCACATTTTGTTGTTTCCTTGAAGTTGGTGATGGTCTAATTCAACAACTGAGTCGATAAACTAGATAAGGAAGCAGCAGGGGGGTTTTGGGGGTTGGGGGGCTGGCGCTTTTCTATTTTACTTATCAGGATGTTTGTAGTCATCACTTGGCAGGATaatgacttatttattttaactcaCAAGTTTGAATGTCTACTGGAAGGCCTGCTTTTTTGCACAATCCTGAATACTGTTGCTGGGCAATAAGTAGCTACTATTGATGTGAAAGTGTATTAAAGGCCTATTCGTTTTGGTTCAGGTTGTTCGCTGTTTTGATGATAATGACATTGTTCATGTAAATGGCAACGTCGATCCTAAATCTGATATTGATGTAATCAACTTAGAGCTTGTTTTCTCAGACTTGGATCAGGTATGCTAAATAGAGCTAGAAAATTTGCTCCCTCAGCATTTTCATACTATTGTTGTCTTTAACTCTTTATTTGTGATGGTACTTTATAGACAGCAAAGTGCAAACTGATATGAGATGTTAGAAGCTTGCGAAAGAGCAAGCTTATATACTAAGTATTTGAAATTTATGCGCTAAATTTGATATCGCACCACTTAGGATCCTGCGGTTAGGTAGAAGTTTAAAATCTCAATTTCCTTTGGCCAATATTATACCCGTTGCTTCCTCATATATACATAACCAGGTAGTTCTCTATCAATTAGCTGTTCATTTGCAGTGTTCAGATTTTTGGAAGTTTATACAAGGGCATACATTTAGTTTGGGGAGTTTCTAAATCTCATATATCTTGTCTTGTTTTACTTCATTGATGGTATTTGAAGTCTAAGGCATTATTTGGTGCAAAAATAAATCAGATAGGGTGCTCAAATGGGGTCTTATACTCTTGTTCTTCAGCGgtgccttttttcttttaattgcatttaCTTGAAAGTTCCTTGTGAAGGTAACCTTTGTATGTTACTGTTAACATATGTTAATCATCATCAAATAAGCTGACAGAACTAATTTAGGCATTTTACAAGAAATGCAGATTGAGAAAAGATTAGAGAAGCTCAAGAAAGGGAAGGCAAGGGATTCACAATCAAAACTCAAGGTAAAATAAGGTTTCTTTGCTTTCAATGCCTGTGCAAGCAGCCTGTCTGCTATATTTGCAATTTCAGATAGATACTATATAAACCAATGCAAGTTTCTTACTTCAGGAAGAGGCTGAAAAGTCTGCCTTGGAAAGGATTCGAGAGGCACTCATGGATGGAAAACCAGCACGATCTGTAGCATTAACAGATTTTGAGAAGGATGCAGTAAAGCATCTTTGCTTGCTTACTATGAAACCAGTCATATATGTGGCAAATGTTGCAGAATCTGAGCTAGCTGATGCTGGAAATAATCCTTATGTCAAAGAAGTGATGAATCTTGCATCCGAGTTACAATCTGGACTAGTTACAATTTCTGCACAGGTACAGTGATATCTTCTAGAAACCTTAGCCTCTATACATGTGTTCTGCTGTTTATTGCAGACCAATATACCTTGTACAAGCTTTGAATTGTCATTTTCAATTGTTGCATGAAGCAGGTAATTTAAGGATGCTTATTATTGCAGGTTGAATCAGAGCTTACAGAACTGCCATTTGAAGAACGAAATGAATTTCTGAAATCACTTGGTGTTAGTGAAAGCGGCCTTGGAAACCTCATCACAGCAACATATATCCTTTTGGGGTTGCGTACATACTTTACCTCTGGAGAGAAGGTGAATAGTTTGATAAAAAGTTTtctgaatatattatttatgttcatTATTTGAAGtagtattttcttattttccacAGGAATCAAAAGCATGGACTATACATGCAGGTTAGTTTTGCTGTCTGCTGAACTTTCTTTAATTGAAACTGACTCGCTCAAgaaaatgtttatattttgttcTGCTTGAGAATCAGTTTTACTGACTtttgaaggagagaaaaatCTGCTTACTTATTTGAGTCTTTTATATGTGGGATGCATGTATACATTTGTCATGAAGTAAAGCTGAATGGTCTGAAACCACCCAACCGATACCTCTTTACGTCTGCTCAGACTGTTATGATTGTTGCCTGAgtttttttccctcttgatTCAGGAATGACAGCACCTCAAGCTGCTGGAGTTATACATTCTGACTTTGAGAAGGGTTTTATTCGAGCTGAGACAGTAAGcatcttaattagattttttggcTTTCTCTATTAATGTTCAGATTGTTGACTTTCTAGCCAAATATGGTGTGAGAATTGTGTTTATGCAATTGTAAAATTAACTTGTTCACATCAATCTTTTATATCTAAGAATATTGCTGGGATGTCAATCCCTCATTTGGGTGCCTTGGTAGTTCTTTTTCCCGGGCTTAAGCCTTCTCTCTTAACACGCCCTCCCTCTTCTGttcaaaaaaagagagaaaaaagaagaagaattgctTAAGTGGTAGCAACGCAATGATCTTGAAGAGTAGAAGAGTAAACATGTGGTTTTTTCCATCTTCATTGAAGTGTTTAGAATATATATCCTACCTTTTGCACTTTTGGATTCTGTTATGATATGCTCAAGCGACAAGCACAGCTGTTGTTCAGTTATTGATGCTACCATTGCTTGTCTGACCATTAGTTTTTACTTGACCAAGgtgagtttttgttttattataggTGTCTTATGATGATTTCGTGGCTGCTGGTTCACTTGCTGCCGCAAGGGAAAAAGGACTTGTGAGTTTGTTGCTCTTCTGTGCACTTTAATATTCCTTGAATAGTAACGAAGCATAGACACATCCTGGGAGGACTGCCCTCATGTTTCTCCAGCCTTAAGACAGATTGGGAGAATGAACAATCTCTATCTCTTTCCAACCCACCCCACACACTCACATCTACACACAAacttgggggggggggtggtgGGGGGAATCCTTTATGTGCATGTAGTCTTATTTCAGGTTCCTTTCCTCTTGAAGATTCACTTACCTGCGCTACTTTGACTTTTGCAGTTGAGATCTGAGGGCAAGGACTACATAGTTCAAGAAGGAGATGTAATGCTGTTTCGTTTCAACGTTTAACAGCCATTATACTAAAGATAAACACATCTTGTTGCTTTTCCAACACAATTGGTGAACAATTTTGAATACAGCTTAAGTGAAAGATAGTGTTCATTTCTTGAAATCATCTTGAACTGGGGACCTATCTTGCATACAAAATGAAacactttcattttttatctgcTCATCCAAGCAAACCACAGAATTTTGGCTGAGTAAGCTGAGAGTACCCGGGATGAGTAGAACAGCTCATAATATGTCAGACAAAACTGATATGAGTTATTTTATCCCGTTCATCGAGACTTCACAGGTTTATGGATAAGTTGAGAGCAGAGCATGTATCATGTAAGGTGATTTGGACTACTTTCATCCCAAGTATTGTTTGGATGGAATTTTCACAAGCACTCTTCTTTGAATATTACACAAGAATAAGGTCTAGAAAATAGTCTTGACAGCAATTTGAGTATCCTCAAGTGCCGAACAGAAGCCAGAAGATgcattttcttgttcattttgGGTTCCGAATCTAGACCCCCGTTTGCTTCTTAGAGGTACAAAcgaatttacattttatttctAGAGGTATCTACATGCTAGTTGGCTTGTACACAAGCTCATTCTGCATCATAAGGTGCTGAAACTGGTGTCTGGCTTGTCATTATAAGAATACAGGTCCGCAggcttgattaatttttttataatgtaaaaaatatcgCTAAGAATGtggggaatattttttttggtaatattattaaatctaaatcttGAAGTTTCTTGACTTGACGTGACTTGTTGCTTAACATAAgttttcaatcaaattatataAGAGTTAACCtaaaatgaattaattgatttaataagttcaaagaaaatataaatgaccTTTAAAAGCATGAatcaacttattaaaaaaacagatttattttaaaaatattataaagatgaCATTTTGGATGACCTCGGTCACATATAACTTGGTTCATGAATTTAAtcgaatttaataattttttttaaaataattttaatgcacgtgaaatcaagcatcaattataaaataaatgtttattcAAGATTGCAATAACTctaaacaaaacatgaaaaaaatcatttacgaAGTTTATCTCCTAACCAGTTAAACTTCTCAACAAGTTAAAACATTgatgaatgaaattgagaaaaaaacaaataatgtttttttttaaaaaacattaaatcgaAGTTAAATGTTGTTTTGCATTTATAGATGTTATAACAActtaactttgcaaaaaaaataaaataaaaaagacaataacaacttcgttcaattaaaaaatgttaatccACAATAATTGAAGGCGACAAGTATGAAAGTTACTATAGTAAAAAACAGTAAATTAACTATTTAAACCCATACTAATTAATCCGAACGAATCTTTTAAACCtaaattaatattctaaattCATAACTcgtgaaattaaaaactcaggttcaagtaaaaatcttatttttcaaaccaatttaatactaaattataaaattatataaaaaatctcaaattaaaaaactagccaagtaaaaaaataagagcaaaaaaaaaaaaaaaaaaaaaaaaaagaagaaaagaaaaaaagcatgaaatataaaataaaaaaataaaaaaaataaaagggttgtATTTGATTATGGTCTATTGTCTTTAGTCTCCAACTAATAGCatcatttgaatttgattatgctttatcttttttttttttagtttaacgtgggtgtccgggtcagcttgcgcgcacctcgactaatcccacgggccctgaagttaacgaccatgtaagcctccagtggccatcatatgagcaaccatagaGTTCGAACCTAAAAtcacagaaagaaaaaattttttaatctcaattttttatcatttgaccaccacctaaatggtttATGATCCATGACTCATCATGGATCCTCCAACCGATGTGATGGATTATGCTTTTGCTTCTGCTTCAAAGCAAGCACTAATCCCTTCTTCTGTCACTTCGAAGCTGAGCTGGAAAGAAGTTCTTTGCTTTCCATCATACCCGGTCTAACCATGGATTCACTAAATTCTCGGGTCAATTTCTAAATTATCAGGTCATTTATAGTTCTAAATAAccgagttttgttttttatgctgaTGTAGTTAGGTTTGATTAGATTAATCGAGTGATGAATTAATAAGTCTAATTTAAATCTTGGATCgtgaattttttatgataactaATCAAGCCAGACAAAGTTTAATAactgtattatttttaatcctCAAAACCCAACACATTTGTTTAGgcaccaaaattttatttattttaattttttttgttttggatcgttttgatgtactgatctcaaaaataaattttaaaaaataaaaaaacatcattttaatacatttcaatataaaaatcactttaaaaaaccacCACAACCAGAAATTTATTATTAGCTTTGGTAGATCCATCTGTGACCAATGTTTAATTGTCATCAAATTATCTTCACACTTCAATGCTACTGAGCTATCCCAGTCTGTCCAAATGAGCCTTAGTACTACTAAAAAcgtttgtaaatattttattgggaTGCTTTCCCAAAACAGATGAATTAGGGTTACatggatataatttttttttttggtatttaagagtgtggtaataattattttttaaagtgttttttactcgaaaatatattaaaataatatttttttatcttttaaaataatttttatgtcagcacattaaaattattaaaaaacataaaaaaaattaattttaaataaaataaaaatctcaaatttttccCATTCCCTGTTTGGAACGCAATACCAAATATAcacttggtttaaaaaaaaaaaaaactatactcAGTTATTCatatatttgagaaaaaaaccatttgagTAGTCAAATAACCTTTGTTTTGTACACTAGATGTTtacctatatataattttgttttaaattttaattttgtattcattgatgaaaacttaatttttatttattttacatacaaaaatcccatatatttttttttagaacttaatttttcttgaatcacatttaaaaacttttttttaaacctatttttttaaaaagcataacCGATACCAAACACATAATTACACGAATTCCAGGTCTGGTATGAAAACTGCGGGCTTGGACATTAATGCCCAACTGACCAGTAACTAGAGCTTTGTGTGTACTGTGTACTTTTGTGCCTGTAAAAGCCCCACCATACAACATCGATCCATAAAAAGATGGCTTGTTTAAGTCATTGATGCTCGAAATGTTCGGTTGCAGGGCTCAACATGCCCCACATTTCCAGCACAGTAAACAATGACATAGCACCCACCATGGCTGATCTAGCCAGCCACCCCAGTTGCTGCTGTCGCACCCTCTGTGAGTAAATGGCAAGTCTCCTATATATGCATGGCCCATTCATATTGTCTTTCTGTTCTTTCCTTGTTTCCctcaaaaaacaatgaagaagaTCAGTTTGATACTACGTAAATGCAAGAGTCTGTCAAGGCAACTAGGGAGATCTTCATCTTACAGTAGCCTAAGGTCCAAATCTACCAGAGAAGATTTATGGGGTCATCATGATCATAAGCAAGAAGATGAAAACCATGCGACTATATTTGTTGGAAGCACAAGGAAGAGGTATGTCATCAGCTCCAAGTATTTGAGCCATCCTTTAGTGAATGCTCTCATCGAGAAGTCAAAGCAAAAGCCGGGAGAGGATAGCATTTTGGTGGTGAGATGCGAGGTTGTCTTTTTCGACCACCTTTTATGGATGCTTGAAAATGCAGATCCAAGTGTTAATTTTGGTTCTTTGGAAGAGCTAGCTGATCTCTACATGTTCTAGAATCAATGGAGCTCGATCTCTCCATGCATGCATCAATGTCAAGGACTTGGTAAATCGATCTTCATGTAAGCAGGTGGTGCCAGCATGATCTTATTAGTTCGAAGTGGGATTATAATGCTTTGGAGTAATATTGCTCGTAATGCACTAATTACCATTCTTAATTGTTGGATTAGTGTATGGTAAACACCATGATCTAATGTTTAATCATGGTGAttctttgttgttttcatttcattattctTGATCCTTCGTCTAAATAAAAACCCtcaaggttgttttttttcctgttcggtaaaaaattatatttcagcCTTGTGAATCAACAATTCAATAATAACACTGTTCAATTTCGTGGTAGAAGTAAGAAGTGATTGAATATTTctcgttaattttttaaaatcgtttagaaaagaatttaatctcaattaacgtgtaaattaatgaaaaaacctTCATCAacgagtaaaaaaatataattataatatcagaacaaacatttatatataaaaaaaaaggcaaggaaGAAGATCAATTAGCAAATACTACCACCATCATTGCTTAATTCCTAGCTTCTTGATGATTATGATTACAACATTATAACCTACGATCATCACTCCACTCCATTGTGGAAACTATTGAGATCTTACCATATCTTGATATGGCACCAACAAGATCTTGAAACACCACCAACCAGCCTTGAAGATAGCCATAAGAAAAACACTTGGAAGGAGATGAAAGTGCCTTTCCACTGGTAGAATCAGAGTCTTTgtatagtatatttttttgtttagagagGAAAATGATCACATCAACACACTAACTAATTATGGTGTTTACAAGGAGCTTTCCGGGCTCTTAAAAAAGGCAAAAAGCTGCCCTGAAAAGGCTTGGATGTAGATAGGGAGGATACCGGATTTGGAATCATAGTAAGTAACTTCCGGtggtatagttttgaaacctggcTTGTGATTAGACTTGAAAAATAGCTTACGTATCTACGTTATCGAGTCAGCTTGCATGTCACTGGATTAAATCTAGGTTTCATAtctaaaataaagttgtttttttaaaaaatatttattttgatttggtcGAGTTTAGTTCAGACTAGATTAGTGGCCTGCGCGACACTACGAGccggataattttttttaaattaaaaaaaataggagacgATCGTGCTTTTAAAGAAGTGAGAAAAATTTGATAAtcgaattaaattttgattaatatgataatatgataaaaaataaggcaacataaacaagaaataaatgaaaaaaaatttctatggGAAAAGCTTGGTTAACACGCGAAATTCATGATCTGGACATAAGATATGTCAAGATTGTGTGTTTATTGTGTGTTCTAGATTTatgataattcaataaaaaaatttgattataaataaaaatgaaattgcaaCAATTAAgatacaaatataaattaagatatttaatagcTCAACATGAGTCATTTACCCGGTTGTGTTTAacgaatttgtttattaaaaccaatttgtaataaaaattgacaaacatataaaatttattttataaaataaaagaaaaaaaactatgtaaggttgcacatattaaaaatatcataagaaataaacattttaatttataaaaataaatttaatttatataaaaaattacagatgAATCACACTaacctataaaaaattaaagacatcCAAtacagttaaaaaatattaattaaaaaaaaatactagaaaagGAAAAGCCCAAGCGTGTGGGCCTTGAAGTCTAGGCCCGTGCGCCTAggcctatttttttaaattttttgttgtccaccccttttttttgaaaataaagaacatgCAGGGAACACGTCACCTGCTGTTGTAGACTATGTATTGTCTGCCAACTCAGATTCCTGCCATCATTGTTATAGTTAGGAAATCAGGCCTACaagtttttttacccaaaaaaccCGTTTTCAACCACAAAACACCCTACAAACATCAAGAAACTAACCTATCAACCCGTTAAACCAAAAAAAGGATCCAAACCActaaatcaaactgaaaaaaattgcATCCTTGATATAGATTGGGTTTTGTAGGCTACATTGAGGTTTAAAATAACCACCATAAGACTCTTATAACTTAATGGAACTTGTTAACACTAATTTTAACTTGTTTGGTGGTCGTAATCGTCACcaacaaatagttttttttctctttgccaGAATCCAACAAATCCTCTCCCATCCCAtgaagaaaactgaaaaattaaaaaaataaagtttggtatcaaaatgtattttttaaaaattaatgggaCCGATCaccttataacaaaaaaatgctGGGGACTAAAATGTACTTCAcaaacaaatttgaaagcgCCACCTATATTACAcgtgtttttcactttagttctttatctttcaattcaaccctctttctaaaaaaaaaaaaaacatgaaattagatACTAATTTTGGCTCAAAAGGGcttaattatacaaataaaaacttcaaggatcaaattgaaaattttaacaaaaaatcactgttacaatccacaataattTGTGAGATAATGAACAGTAATTTTATGCAAGGTAAAAACACTaactattttagtttttgttaatttgtctgctttagattttttacttgaaaaattagtgttttttgttttttcattgtctCTCCATTTCACTTCCTTTTTAGCCGGCTCTTTGTTTTCTATTATCTttcctccttttgttttttaggctagtattcaaattttaaagaatCATTTATATAACGGACTCTGGATCTCACGGTGGCTGGTGAAAAGGACACCGTcgatgatggaaaaaaaaagagggctggtggtggtggttgatTGTTAGACGACTGAGAGAAAGAGACTAAGGATTTAGAAATTtagagattttgattttgttctcTGTGTGTATGAAAGTGAAATTAAACGCGATGAAAGAacgtgattttgttttgttctgtaATAGCAATAGGCCAATAGTCGTTGGACATTTGGAGCTGGAGGAAACAACAATGACAATTTATGTTCTATGATGAAATCGTTAAATCGGTGGTGAAATCGTGTTTTTACGTACGTGATTTCACTCGATTTTAACGATTTTATCCGATTTCAACTATTTTCGAGTTTTTAGAATGATTTTGCACGTTAAACATATATTGACttgtaaaatcgtacgattttacgagtcaaatcgcgattttaacaaccttgtttATATTGATATccaactagaaaaaaattcctttgcttgctttgatttctttaattatattttaacaataagaacataatttagagtgatattttacttttttttttattgaatatctttttttttatctgaattaTGATATTATGTAATGCAAacattacttgaaaaaatagaagataaaaGTATAATCtacttaatttcaattttatgttctccagatatataaaatgtttctagttttcatggttttgatTATAAATCTTTAACAcatattttacaatattttgaacaattttttttttaaaaaatcaacgagTTAAGAGCCAGGTTTTGACTGGATCAAATTTATAACTAGAAGATTAATGGGTTAACTTAGGTTTTTGACCAGATTATTTAATCTAttctctttttctattttcttttaaaatacaactgGTTGAAATCCTGAATCAGCTGAATTCTAGATCAACCTATAAAACTTATCCAAGATTTAGAACTACTTATATAGCTATATATTTGCAATAACTTGACTTTGATGattattgaaattgattatAAAACAAACAACACATTATATATGAAGACGATCAACCTTCAAATGGAAGTGAAATACTTCAAAAATGAAGCACAATGCTTCCGGACCCTTTAACCTATTCTCTCATACCTGAGAAAAAAAACCCCAGCTGTTCATCCTACATTCATTCTACAGCGTCAGCATGGAGACATCTTCATTACGTAAAGCAATCATCATGGAGATCATTCTCATATCAGCACAAGAGCTCACGTCTATGAGCAACTCATCTTCAACTCCTGTGCAAACCTACGTGGTGGCCTACATCAACCCTAAGGAAAAGGTTGTCTCAAGAGTTGACAGAACCGGGAACACAAACCCTACTTGGAATGACAAGTTCGTTTTCTCTGTGGACGAAGAATTTGAGCACAGGAGGCCAAATTGTTGCTTGCTTTTGGAGATCTATAACGTTAGGAGATGTAGGAACATATCTTGCTTGAAGACTTGTTGAAGAAATTGCACGGCGTTCCTTGTGCAAAATCCACTGGTGAGCCTCATGGAATTATCAATACCGGTGCAGCAATCTGGAATGGCATGTTTCATGAAGAAATGCCAAGGTAGAATTCTTCCAAAGTTGCAATGGACCATAGAAAGTTGATGGGCAGTGGCTAGAAGCCTAGAAAAGTTTCATTATCCTGGTTTCAAAAACTGTCTTCCTATCCTGAT is a window encoding:
- the LOC7490749 gene encoding uncharacterized protein LOC7490749 produces the protein MARVACSNLVPALSLLPKKSTSSFPVCRNHSFFTNNSQFTGFFGIANRRFSASSSKISMSLKAGIVGLPNVGKSTLFNAVVENGKAQAANFPFCTIEPNVGIVAVPDSRLNVLSELSKSQRAVPASIEFVDIAGLVKGASQGEGLGNKFLSHIREVDSILQVVRCFDDNDIVHVNGNVDPKSDIDVINLELVFSDLDQIEKRLEKLKKGKARDSQSKLKEEAEKSALERIREALMDGKPARSVALTDFEKDAVKHLCLLTMKPVIYVANVAESELADAGNNPYVKEVMNLASELQSGLVTISAQVESELTELPFEERNEFLKSLGVSESGLGNLITATYILLGLRTYFTSGEKESKAWTIHAGMTAPQAAGVIHSDFEKGFIRAETVSYDDFVAAGSLAAAREKGLLRSEGKDYIVQEGDVMLFRFNV
- the LOC7480372 gene encoding auxin-responsive protein SAUR78, which codes for MKKISLILRKCKSLSRQLGRSSSYSSLRSKSTREDLWGHHDHKQEDENHATIFVGSTRKRYVISSKYLSHPLVNALIEKSKQKPGEDSILVVRCEVVFFDHLLWMLENADPSVNFGSLEELADLYMF